The genomic region TGAGCCGCTCCCGCTCGGCGTCCATGTCGATCAGGCCGACAAGCGGAATGTAGATCTTCGCCCCGGTCACCACCTGGACCGCAGCCTGTTTCGGCGGCTCGATCCCGGCGCCGATGTCCACGCGCTCCGCGTTGCAAAAGCGCGAGATCATCTCCCGGACCTGCTCCACGACGTCGCGGACGCCCTCGGAATCACAGGCGATGACGATGGGCACCGAGGTCTTCGGCGGAATCTGAAGCTCCGAACGCACGTTGCGGACCGCGCGAATGACGTCCATCGCCACCCGCATTTGCGCCACGGCGCGCTCGTCCTGTGGCAAATCCTCCGCCTCGGGCCACGCGGCGTCGATCAGCATACCTGTAGTGTTCGGCAGCGCTTGCCAGATTTCCTCCGTCACGAACGGGATGTAGGGGTGCAAGAGCATCAAGACGCGCGACAGGACGGTGAGCAACACCGACTGCGTCTGGCGCTTTTTGTCTTCCCGATCGCCGTACAGATTGATCTTGGCAAATTCGATGTACCAGTCGCAGAACTCGTCCCACGTGAATTCATAGACCGCGCGCGCCGCTTCGCCCACGTCGTAGACTTCGAGCGCCGACGTCACCCGCCGAATGGTGTCGCCAAGTCGGTGGAGAATGAACCGATCCGCGAGGTCGAGCGCCTGCACCTGGAGCGGCTCCGGCGTCCACCCCTCCTCGACGTTCATGAGCACAAAGCGTGCGGCGTTCCACAGCTTGTTCAAGAAGTTCCTCGCGCCCTCGACCTTCTCCATGGTGAAGCGAAGGTCGTTGCCTGGCACCGTATTGGACGCCAGCATGAAGCGAAGCGCGTCGGCCCCATATCGGTCGATCACGTCGAGAGGATCGATGCCGTTGCCCTTGGACTTGGACATCTTTTGGCCTTTCGCATCGCGCAACAGGCCGTGGAGCAACACCGACTCGAACGGCATCTGTCCGGTGAAGTGCACGCCCATAAACACCATGCGCGCCACCCAGAAGAACAGGATGTCGTAGCCGGTCACCAAAAGCGTCGTCGGATAGAAACGGGCGAGATCGGACGTGCTTTCAGGCCATCCCATTGTGGAAAACGGCCAGAGTGCCGAAGAAAACCACGTGTCAAGGACGTCCTCGTCCTGCTGAATGTCCGCCGATCCGCAATGCAAGCAATGGTCGAGATCGTCGCGCGAAACCGAGATCTGGCCGCAAGAAGCGCAATACCACGCCGGGATGCGGTGGCCCCACCACAGCTGACGCGAGATGCACCAATCCCGCACGTTGGTGAGCCACTGTTCGAACACCTTCATGAATCGCTCGGGCAGGAACCGGAGCTCTCCAGCCCGCGCCCTTGCCAGTGCGTCCTTGGCGAGTGGCTCCATCTTCACAAACCATTGCTCGGACAGGTACGGCTCGACCACGGTACCGCAGCGCTCACAGTGGCCGACGGCGTGATCGAGCGCCTCCTCTCGCACGAGGTAGCCCTGCTCGCGCAGCGCCTCGACCACCCGATTGCGCGCTTCCTCTCGCGGCAAGCCGGCGAATGGCCCGGCGAGGTCCGTGAGCCGCCCGTCCTGATCGAGGCAGACGAGCGCGGGCAAACCGTGGCGCTGGCCGACCTCGAAGTCATTGGCGTCGTGCGCGGGCGTGATTTTCAAGCAGCCGGTGCCAAAGTCCCGCTCCACGTACGCATCCGCGATGACGGGAATGGAGCGATGGGAAAGCGGCAGGCGGATCGTCTTGCCGACAAACGCGGTGTACCGAGGGTCGTCCGGGTGGACGGCGACCGCGACATCGGCGAACATCGTCTCCGGGCGAGTGGTGGCGATGACGAGATCGCCCGAACCGTCTTCCAGGGGGTAGCGGACGTGGTACAGCACGCCCTGCTCCTCGACATGCTCGACCTCAATATCGGAGAGCGCGGTGCGACAGCGTGGGCACCAGTTGATGATGCGGTTCCCCCGGTAAATGAGCCCCTCTTCGTACAGGCGGACGAACACTTCGCGAACGGCTCGCGACAGGCCGGGATCCATGGTGAACCGCTCGCGCGACCAGTCGCAAGACGCGCCAAGCGCGCGAATTTGACTCGTGATGGTCCCGCCGTACTGGTTCTTCCAAGCCCAGACCCGCTCCACGAATGCCTCTCGGCCGAGATCGTAACGCGATTTGCCCTCTTCTTCCCGCAGCGCCTGCTCGACGCGGGCCTGCGTGGCGATACCGGCGTGATCGGTGCCCGGGATCCACAGTGCCGCGTAGCCTTGCATGCGCCGGAACCGCGTCGCGATGTCCTGCAGCGTGGTGTCCAAAGCGTGGCCGAGGTGCAGGACGCCTGTGACGTTCGGCGGAGGCATGACGATGGAAAACGTACCGCGCGCGCCCTCGCGCGGCGCAAAGTGACCGCCCTGCTCCCACACCTCGTAGATACGCGCTTCGACGGATTTGGGATCATACACGGTGGGCAGTGTTCGTTGCGACATCTTCATCCTCCTCGTCTCATGGAAAAGAGCCCCCAGTCCTTCAGGACGGAGGGCTCCGCGATACCACCTGAATTCCCCGAGAAACGACGACTCGAGGCTCTCGAACACCGATAACGGGATGACCGGTACGGCTCCAGGACGACCTTCAAGCGACCGGAAGGGGCGCGGTTTCAGCACTTTGCCCGCCCTCTCTGGACATCCGGCGACGCCCTACTCCTTCCCTTCTTCGCCTTCGCATATGGGATCTGGTGCATATCGTACGCAACTCGGGAATTCGTTGTCAAGACTTTGGCCGCTTGCCGCGCCCGCGGCGCTTCTTCTTCCGGTGAATGCGCACGCGCGGCCGCTCGTCCTCACCGGATACGCCCTTCTGGGCTTC from Alicyclobacillus vulcanalis harbors:
- a CDS encoding valine--tRNA ligase; the protein is MSQRTLPTVYDPKSVEARIYEVWEQGGHFAPREGARGTFSIVMPPPNVTGVLHLGHALDTTLQDIATRFRRMQGYAALWIPGTDHAGIATQARVEQALREEEGKSRYDLGREAFVERVWAWKNQYGGTITSQIRALGASCDWSRERFTMDPGLSRAVREVFVRLYEEGLIYRGNRIINWCPRCRTALSDIEVEHVEEQGVLYHVRYPLEDGSGDLVIATTRPETMFADVAVAVHPDDPRYTAFVGKTIRLPLSHRSIPVIADAYVERDFGTGCLKITPAHDANDFEVGQRHGLPALVCLDQDGRLTDLAGPFAGLPREEARNRVVEALREQGYLVREEALDHAVGHCERCGTVVEPYLSEQWFVKMEPLAKDALARARAGELRFLPERFMKVFEQWLTNVRDWCISRQLWWGHRIPAWYCASCGQISVSRDDLDHCLHCGSADIQQDEDVLDTWFSSALWPFSTMGWPESTSDLARFYPTTLLVTGYDILFFWVARMVFMGVHFTGQMPFESVLLHGLLRDAKGQKMSKSKGNGIDPLDVIDRYGADALRFMLASNTVPGNDLRFTMEKVEGARNFLNKLWNAARFVLMNVEEGWTPEPLQVQALDLADRFILHRLGDTIRRVTSALEVYDVGEAARAVYEFTWDEFCDWYIEFAKINLYGDREDKKRQTQSVLLTVLSRVLMLLHPYIPFVTEEIWQALPNTTGMLIDAAWPEAEDLPQDERAVAQMRVAMDVIRAVRNVRSELQIPPKTSVPIVIACDSEGVRDVVEQVREMISRFCNAERVDIGAGIEPPKQAAVQVVTGAKIYIPLVGLIDMDAERERLKKEAGRLQAEVERLEKKLANENFVHRAPQEVVEQERAKLADYKAKLLAVEARRASLEA